The Triticum aestivum cultivar Chinese Spring chromosome 3A, IWGSC CS RefSeq v2.1, whole genome shotgun sequence genome includes a region encoding these proteins:
- the LOC123060088 gene encoding uncharacterized protein, translated as MAMKKTSTLCCSFVAALVVVMAATLLLSSCDAHKEMDDLAASFVPASCYSNYFPHCTDHRCKKFCGGVRAPPVPGAFCNDRSNCCCPVS; from the exons atggcgatgaagaagacGAGCACCCTGTGCTGCAGCTTCGTGGCCGCCCTCGTGGTGGTCATGgctgccaccctcctcctctcctcATGCGATGCCCACAAAGAG ATGGATGATCTTGCTGCTTCTTTTGTGCCGGCGTCGTGCTACTCCAACTACTTCCCGCACTGCACCGATCACCGGTGCAAGAAGTTCTGCGGCGGCGTGCGGGCGCCGCCGGTGCCCGGAGCCTTCTGTAACGACAGAAGCAACTGCTGCTGCCCCGTTAGTTGA